Proteins encoded in a region of the Pseudothermotoga elfii DSM 9442 = NBRC 107921 genome:
- a CDS encoding bifunctional adenosylcobinamide kinase/adenosylcobinamide-phosphate guanylyltransferase, with protein sequence MITLITGGMKCGKSSFALKYILSKNYKNRAFLATAVPFDEDMRRKIEKHRIERGNLFETFEEPLNIAGTLKKIDENYEVILFECLTTYLGNLYYYNVDVEKYVSDFVGVISSMKSDIVIVTNEVGWSIVPENNLARKYAETLGKINSKIASFSDRVYVVISGISVRIK encoded by the coding sequence ATGATTACTTTGATAACAGGTGGTATGAAATGTGGGAAAAGCTCGTTTGCACTGAAATATATACTGAGTAAAAATTATAAAAACCGGGCATTTCTGGCAACAGCTGTTCCTTTTGACGAAGACATGAGAAGAAAAATCGAAAAACATCGAATAGAACGAGGAAATTTATTTGAAACATTTGAAGAACCGCTTAACATTGCAGGAACTCTCAAAAAAATTGACGAAAATTACGAGGTTATTTTGTTCGAATGCCTTACAACATACTTAGGAAATCTCTACTATTACAATGTCGATGTTGAAAAATATGTTTCCGATTTTGTCGGTGTAATCAGTTCAATGAAATCAGACATTGTTATAGTTACCAACGAAGTGGGATGGTCAATAGTGCCTGAAAATAATCTTGCCAGAAAATATGCTGAAACATTAGGAAAAATAAACTCAAAAATAGCATCTTTCTCAGATAGAGTGTATGTAGTTATTTCAGGAATTTCGGTGAGAATCAAATGA
- the cbiR gene encoding cobamide remodeling phosphodiesterase CbiR translates to MKRMIGTTSWLFPGTYYENARLVAQNVDFVELLVYTWDEETQNIIDVEIDKLNNLTEKYGLLYTVHLPTDKIENVFSAYRYFTISKLKIVNYVLHPIEGVEVFLSLNGSNMSLENLKEKIVYHEKMTFDVGHHLLGKKFDTGFLKNVNEIHLMGVSQQKDHLRVNEETLIKISKIFGDSIEKIRLWCIEVFDINDMLESLSLVKSFLNRWEIK, encoded by the coding sequence ATGAAAAGAATGATTGGGACAACTTCATGGCTTTTTCCCGGAACTTATTATGAAAATGCACGGCTCGTGGCACAGAATGTTGATTTTGTTGAACTACTTGTTTACACATGGGATGAAGAAACACAAAATATCATCGATGTAGAGATCGATAAATTGAATAACCTGACAGAAAAATATGGTCTTCTTTATACAGTGCACCTACCTACAGATAAAATAGAAAATGTTTTCAGTGCGTACAGGTATTTTACTATCTCGAAATTAAAAATAGTGAATTATGTGCTTCATCCTATCGAAGGAGTTGAAGTGTTTCTGTCTTTGAATGGATCAAACATGTCTCTGGAAAACCTTAAAGAAAAAATAGTCTACCACGAAAAAATGACATTTGACGTAGGACATCACTTACTGGGGAAAAAATTTGACACGGGATTTTTAAAAAATGTCAATGAAATACATTTGATGGGAGTTTCCCAACAGAAAGACCATCTCAGAGTAAACGAGGAAACCTTGATAAAGATATCAAAAATTTTTGGAGATTCAATCGAAAAAATTCGGTTGTGGTGCATCGAGGTTTTTGACATAAACGATATGCTTGAATCTCTCTCGCTGGTTAAAAGCTTTCTCAATAGGTGGGAAATCAAATGA
- a CDS encoding adenosylcobinamide-GDP ribazoletransferase produces MMNDFLTALSFISRLPVKLNNTENFETNIKKAPSYFTLVGYIPGFIYFFTSLWSENIFIRIAGIAAGFYLFDLFHFDGLLDMLDGFLNQSDKEKRLLIMSKGNVGPFAVFYGTLYVIAFYNLFSHLDPTDFLFGSVFGRYSMSILISISKPAKNTGLGAMFFPAYKYTPLIAALFSAPMLCLGCVKFILSFLVSFLTAIFVKIISEKKISGITGDVIGGTSLLSQMFILLSIAGVEL; encoded by the coding sequence ATGATGAATGATTTTCTAACGGCTCTCTCTTTTATCTCGAGATTGCCGGTCAAACTCAACAATACCGAAAATTTTGAAACAAACATAAAAAAAGCACCTTCTTATTTTACCCTGGTTGGGTACATTCCAGGCTTTATCTATTTTTTCACCTCACTATGGAGTGAGAACATCTTTATAAGAATAGCCGGGATTGCAGCTGGATTTTACCTGTTTGACCTTTTCCATTTTGATGGACTCTTAGATATGCTCGATGGATTTTTGAATCAATCAGACAAAGAAAAAAGGCTTCTAATTATGTCTAAAGGAAATGTTGGTCCATTCGCGGTTTTTTATGGAACCCTTTATGTCATAGCATTTTATAATTTATTTTCTCATCTGGATCCGACAGACTTCTTATTTGGTTCAGTTTTTGGCAGATATTCTATGAGTATACTGATATCTATCTCAAAACCAGCCAAAAATACAGGCCTTGGTGCCATGTTTTTTCCTGCTTACAAATACACTCCCTTGATAGCTGCCTTGTTTTCAGCTCCAATGCTCTGCCTGGGGTGTGTAAAATTTATTCTGTCTTTCCTTGTATCATTTCTGACTGCGATATTTGTAAAAATAATATCAGAAAAAAAGATCTCTGGAATAACTGGAGACGTAATCGGCGGTACATCTTTGTTGTCACAAATGTTTATATTGCTTTCAATAGCTGGTGTTGAATTGTGA
- the cbiB gene encoding adenosylcobinamide-phosphate synthase CbiB: MSRLLMLIFAVFVDILLGEYPNIIHPVAYMGKIGKLFDKYVNNKGQSKSTRFLSGLCAEMIEISVWCCMLIFLRISLKSKIIEYVILTCLLKATFSIRGLYEHVRKCSTDNIAKLRKSVSMIVSRGTEKLDKPHLYSAAIESLSENISDSITAPLFYYILFGLDGALIYRIANTYDALFGYHSEKYEWFGKFCARLDDALNFIPARITAFLILLFSPKNAWKYIKKYGSIKINATYPMSAFAGVLQIGIEKIGYYRFDGQLPQKEDLKRALILYIKVVSLILIIAVLILILKLLGDRA, encoded by the coding sequence GTGAGTAGACTATTAATGTTGATTTTTGCGGTATTTGTTGATATTCTCCTTGGAGAGTACCCGAATATAATTCATCCAGTTGCTTACATGGGAAAGATAGGTAAGCTTTTCGATAAATACGTTAACAACAAAGGGCAAAGCAAATCTACCAGATTTTTATCTGGCCTCTGTGCTGAAATGATTGAAATATCTGTATGGTGCTGCATGTTAATTTTTTTGAGGATATCGCTTAAATCAAAAATAATAGAATATGTAATATTAACCTGTTTACTCAAAGCGACATTTTCTATTCGTGGCTTGTACGAACATGTTAGAAAATGTTCCACAGACAATATTGCAAAATTGCGAAAATCTGTTTCGATGATTGTCAGCAGAGGTACAGAAAAACTTGACAAGCCACATCTTTATTCTGCTGCTATAGAGAGCCTTTCTGAAAACATTTCTGACAGCATAACCGCCCCACTGTTTTATTATATTCTTTTCGGTCTTGATGGTGCGTTGATTTATAGAATTGCGAATACATACGATGCACTTTTTGGCTACCATTCTGAAAAATATGAGTGGTTTGGAAAGTTCTGTGCAAGATTAGACGATGCTTTAAATTTTATTCCAGCTCGCATCACAGCATTCCTTATCCTGTTATTCAGCCCAAAAAACGCGTGGAAATATATCAAAAAATACGGTTCTATAAAAATCAACGCTACTTACCCCATGAGCGCATTCGCAGGTGTTTTACAGATAGGTATTGAAAAAATAGGTTATTACAGATTTGATGGGCAATTACCTCAAAAAGAAGATTTAAAAAGGGCACTGATTCTTTATATTAAGGTTGTAAGTTTGATTTTGATAATTGCTGTATTAATTCTGATACTGAAGTTATTGGGTGATCGGGCATGA
- a CDS encoding aminotransferase class I/II-fold pyridoxal phosphate-dependent enzyme, which yields MKIFHGGINREEFTDFSISVNPIKPPFFEKLFSNKLVEYCGKYTYIEQLEEKFAKRYGENTVILAGATEALQIIGFTLMEDSEVIIPIPSYGEYARIASFKAHRIHFVDILDYKNRKLDYSILENYIKDLKRKNRSGKNTVIILGNPNNPTGYYEKNIASFVDRNIDERTTLVIDEAFVDFIPEKDRVDLSDFENTILIRTFTKFYSIPGIRAGYVKSKNFKSLFESYRSPWAVGAMGYLFLETLLREDIYALNRFEKNTVEYTERERKKFEDFTYFISNTNYFVAEIGDVEKFLQILHHNKMHVRTMYDFKMPKFVRIGLKDEQSNEKLLNLLRDWRESYGLHSRLYR from the coding sequence ATGAAGATTTTTCATGGCGGTATCAACAGAGAAGAGTTTACAGATTTTTCCATATCGGTCAACCCTATAAAACCGCCATTTTTTGAAAAATTGTTTTCAAACAAACTTGTCGAATATTGTGGAAAATATACTTATATTGAACAGCTCGAAGAAAAATTTGCAAAGCGTTATGGTGAAAACACAGTAATTCTGGCTGGTGCAACTGAAGCTCTTCAGATCATAGGATTTACCTTGATGGAAGATTCAGAAGTAATTATACCAATCCCAAGTTACGGCGAGTATGCGCGAATAGCATCATTCAAAGCACACAGGATTCATTTCGTTGATATTCTGGATTATAAAAACAGAAAACTGGATTACAGCATCCTTGAAAACTACATAAAAGATTTAAAAAGAAAAAACAGATCGGGGAAAAACACAGTTATTATCCTGGGAAACCCCAATAATCCTACGGGATATTATGAGAAGAATATTGCTTCATTTGTTGACCGTAATATAGACGAAAGAACAACCTTAGTGATAGACGAAGCATTTGTGGATTTTATTCCGGAAAAGGATAGAGTAGATTTGTCTGATTTTGAAAACACCATTTTGATCAGAACATTTACAAAATTTTATTCAATACCCGGTATTAGAGCTGGATATGTAAAGAGCAAGAACTTCAAAAGTTTATTCGAATCTTATCGCTCTCCATGGGCTGTCGGAGCGATGGGATATTTGTTTCTGGAAACACTGTTGAGAGAAGATATATATGCGTTGAATCGCTTTGAAAAAAACACGGTTGAATATACAGAAAGGGAAAGAAAAAAATTCGAAGATTTTACTTATTTCATATCAAACACAAACTATTTTGTTGCCGAAATAGGCGATGTCGAAAAATTCCTTCAAATTCTTCATCACAATAAAATGCACGTACGAACAATGTATGATTTCAAGATGCCAAAATTTGTCAGGATTGGATTGAAAGATGAGCAATCAAACGAAAAACTGTTAAACCTTTTGAGAGATTGGAGGGAATCTTATGGGTTACATTCACGTTTATACCGGTAA
- a CDS encoding cob(I)yrinic acid a,c-diamide adenosyltransferase, whose translation MGYIHVYTGNGKGKTTAAFGLAIRAACAGKSVYIAQFVKGMKYSELDVSKYIPNIVVEQHGRNCFIVNTPTQEDIDLARKGFEKVSKYIMEGTFDVIVLDEINIAVYYKLITVDEVLQVLRNRHEKPEIILTGRYAPEEFVEYADLVSEILEIKHYYQKGVTARKGIEF comes from the coding sequence ATGGGTTACATTCACGTTTATACCGGTAATGGAAAAGGCAAAACAACAGCGGCATTTGGCCTTGCTATCAGGGCGGCCTGTGCAGGGAAGAGTGTCTACATTGCCCAGTTTGTTAAGGGTATGAAGTACAGCGAGCTTGATGTATCAAAGTATATTCCAAACATCGTTGTTGAACAGCATGGAAGAAACTGTTTTATAGTAAATACCCCCACACAAGAAGATATAGATCTTGCCAGAAAAGGCTTTGAAAAAGTTTCAAAGTACATTATGGAAGGAACTTTCGATGTGATCGTACTTGATGAAATCAATATCGCTGTATATTATAAATTGATCACAGTCGATGAAGTACTTCAAGTACTTAGAAATCGTCATGAAAAACCTGAGATTATACTGACAGGTCGTTATGCACCAGAGGAATTTGTAGAATACGCAGATCTGGTTTCTGAAATCCTTGAAATAAAACACTATTATCAAAAAGGAGTAACAGCGAGAAAGGGTATAGAATTTTAA
- a CDS encoding Dph6-related ATP pyrophosphatase, with protein MFYNGDFETPGIVFSSWSGGKDSALAFYKAKQYFRRVDYIFTMFDETCKRTRSHGLKKQIIETQAKSMGVKFLCGCAGWENYEEVFTGVLEKHFKGGVGVFGDIDIQEHLNWVIKVCSRVDVKVFEPLWKMNRKEIIEEFISLGFKAKVVTVKKGYEELLGREIDHDFIDLASELGIDICGENGEYHTIVYDGPGFKDRIDI; from the coding sequence ATGTTCTACAACGGTGATTTTGAGACACCAGGTATTGTTTTCTCATCCTGGAGTGGAGGGAAAGACAGTGCCCTTGCATTTTACAAGGCGAAACAATATTTTAGACGTGTAGATTACATTTTCACCATGTTTGATGAAACATGCAAAAGAACAAGATCACATGGTTTAAAAAAACAAATCATAGAAACTCAGGCAAAAAGTATGGGAGTAAAATTTCTTTGTGGGTGTGCTGGCTGGGAAAACTATGAAGAGGTATTCACTGGGGTTCTCGAAAAACACTTCAAGGGCGGGGTAGGTGTTTTCGGAGATATAGATATTCAGGAACATCTCAACTGGGTAATAAAAGTATGTTCACGCGTAGATGTTAAAGTTTTTGAACCGCTCTGGAAGATGAACAGAAAAGAAATAATAGAAGAATTCATCTCCCTCGGTTTTAAAGCGAAGGTCGTAACAGTGAAAAAAGGTTATGAAGAACTACTCGGAAGGGAAATAGATCATGATTTTATCGATCTTGCCAGCGAACTGGGGATAGATATTTGCGGAGAAAACGGAGAATATCATACGATCGTTTACGATGGTCCGGGATTTAAAGATCGGATAGATATTTAA
- a CDS encoding helical backbone metal receptor, translating into MRIVSMVSGFTEVLFEIGAGDQVVGVSKYCSRYVKDLKAEVVGDYIFVDKRKLRNLNPDLILLTSGIQERLSEELKKEGFPVFVLPLPRSINGIWENIISLGGLTGKLKEAKEMVYHHQEKLWHLGSLRKKQHQSVYVELWLGKHVRTIGGLTFIDDIIYFSGGKNIFSSRCESYIEPDLEVVEIIKPEFGIFFHEPDFPVDVEELLKTRNWNWFKKVIKMNIERGKNIIHDGPSVIETIAWLSNQLC; encoded by the coding sequence ATGAGGATTGTAAGTATGGTAAGCGGGTTTACTGAAGTACTTTTCGAGATAGGCGCTGGCGATCAGGTCGTGGGGGTTTCAAAGTACTGTTCAAGATATGTGAAAGATTTAAAAGCGGAAGTTGTAGGAGATTATATATTTGTGGACAAAAGAAAACTCAGGAACCTGAATCCCGATTTAATTTTACTCACAAGCGGTATTCAGGAAAGGTTATCAGAAGAGCTCAAAAAGGAAGGTTTTCCAGTTTTTGTTTTACCTTTACCGAGATCTATCAATGGAATATGGGAAAATATTATTTCTCTGGGGGGGTTAACAGGCAAATTGAAAGAAGCGAAGGAAATGGTTTACCATCATCAAGAAAAACTCTGGCATTTGGGATCGTTAAGGAAAAAACAACATCAATCTGTTTATGTTGAATTGTGGCTGGGAAAACATGTCAGAACGATAGGTGGGCTGACTTTCATAGACGATATTATTTATTTCTCAGGTGGTAAAAATATTTTCTCAAGCAGATGCGAGAGCTACATAGAACCCGATTTGGAAGTTGTCGAAATTATTAAACCAGAATTTGGAATTTTTTTCCATGAACCAGATTTTCCTGTTGATGTGGAAGAACTTTTGAAAACGAGAAATTGGAATTGGTTTAAAAAAGTGATCAAGATGAATATCGAGAGAGGAAAAAATATCATTCACGATGGTCCATCGGTTATTGAAACGATAGCATGGCTGAGCAATCAATTGTGCTGA